In Glycine max cultivar Williams 82 chromosome 7, Glycine_max_v4.0, whole genome shotgun sequence, a single window of DNA contains:
- the LOC100818996 gene encoding auxin-responsive protein SAUR21, producing MDSTKCNKIREVVRLQQILKKWKKVATASNNNSSSSKGIKFLKRTLSFTDTNDIVPKGFLAVCVGKELKRFIIPTDYLRHQAFEMLLQEAEEEFGFQQEGVLKIPCQVSVFEKISKAVEDNKEPLHEFDCEVTSPHHAQTCT from the coding sequence ATGGATTCAACGAAGTGTAACAAGATCAGAGAAGTTGTTAGGCTTCAACAAATCCTCAAGAAGTggaagaaagttgcaactgctTCCAACAACAACAGCTCCAGCAGCaaaggcatcaagtttttaaaacGAACCCTTTCATTCACAGACACCAATGACATCGTTCCAAAAGGGTTCCTCGCAGTTTGTGTAGGGAAAGAGCTCAAGAGATTCATTATTCCCACGGATTACTTGAGACACCAAGCATTTGAGATGTTGCTCCAAGAAGCAGAAGAGGAATTTGGTTTCCAGCAAGAGGGTGTGCTCAAAATCCCATGCCAAGTATCAGTCTTTGAGAAAATATCGAAGGCCGTGGAAGACAACAAAGAACCCTTGCACGAGTTTGATTGTGAAGTTACTTCCCCTCATCATGCTCAAACGTGTACAtag